A single window of Xylocopilactobacillus apicola DNA harbors:
- a CDS encoding BspA family leucine-rich repeat surface protein, with translation MNKRLILSVSVAGLMCPLALMNREVKADTVPDKVVGESQENLAPKVDTKGISIGNFSTVLLKSGTWGTTKWDYFQNGNDYILRFHAGTLPKDPIVSMAAYPISVSSITKIQFDPGVVAPEDSSNLFCNLNWLTEIDGLENLDTSNTTNMSKMFMGCASLFSFDFSEMNTSNVTDMSRMFEGCNSLYDLNLDSFDTSKVTNMESMFKDSLLLTDLSLKNFNTSQVTNFSKMFYNCPNLSSLDLSSFSVPQADDLSDMFSGCTNLSNINLSGFGETKSADLSNMFFGCSSLASLDLSKFSAPKATNMSNMFGNCSNLSDIDLSNFHTDRAGHMENMFNGCANLASLDLSSFNTRRVTSMDSMFKDCSKLKQIDLSSFNTLYVKSMSRMFSGCKSISQLNLQKFNTMNVLEMNQMFFDCTSLTSLDLSNFKTPKLKQTWEMFKNCSSLRSLDLSNLYTKVITQYGMDNMFDNTPDLNHLVLGPGFSFNNKNLLKEVPAKGTKIPGTNRIVNTSTWVATKGYQQGWKYTSYDLCINVWGVRDQITTYDWDSDTDISVEVREVTRTINLHQVDNIVNSIKQTAKIQRTVTINADGSKTYSEWSKAQWDQYDVPKVLGCAATQDSVQTQTVDGSTADSTIDIYYDYVQTTVEIQYSADGRTVGTQKYMGYLGDVINVRYRVPRGYEIIGTPPTTITVDGSENQVITINVKLQKN, from the coding sequence ATGAACAAAAGATTAATTTTAAGTGTTTCCGTAGCGGGCTTGATGTGCCCGTTGGCGTTGATGAATCGTGAAGTTAAAGCTGATACGGTTCCGGATAAAGTAGTGGGGGAAAGCCAAGAGAATTTGGCTCCCAAAGTTGATACCAAGGGAATATCAATTGGTAATTTTTCAACAGTGCTCTTGAAAAGTGGGACTTGGGGAACTACCAAATGGGATTATTTCCAAAACGGAAATGACTATATTTTGAGATTTCATGCTGGTACTTTACCAAAAGATCCGATTGTTAGCATGGCGGCTTATCCTATTTCTGTAAGTAGTATAACTAAGATACAGTTCGATCCTGGCGTTGTTGCGCCAGAAGACTCATCGAATTTATTTTGTAATCTAAACTGGTTAACAGAGATTGACGGATTAGAAAATTTAGATACTTCAAATACTACAAATATGTCAAAGATGTTTATGGGATGTGCGTCGTTATTTAGTTTTGATTTTAGTGAAATGAATACTTCCAATGTAACGGATATGAGTAGAATGTTTGAAGGTTGTAATTCGCTTTACGATCTTAATCTTGATAGCTTTGATACGTCAAAAGTAACCAATATGGAATCTATGTTCAAAGACAGTTTGTTACTAACTGATTTATCCTTAAAGAATTTTAATACGAGTCAAGTAACTAATTTTTCTAAGATGTTTTATAACTGTCCCAATCTCTCTAGTTTAGACCTAAGTAGTTTTAGTGTGCCTCAAGCCGATGATTTGAGTGATATGTTTTCGGGTTGTACAAATTTATCTAATATTAATTTAAGTGGGTTTGGCGAGACAAAATCTGCTGACCTGAGTAATATGTTTTTTGGATGTTCAAGTTTAGCTAGTCTTGATTTAAGTAAATTTAGTGCTCCGAAAGCAACTAACATGAGTAATATGTTTGGCAATTGCTCGAATTTATCTGACATCGATTTAAGTAATTTCCATACAGATCGAGCGGGTCACATGGAAAACATGTTTAATGGGTGTGCTAATTTAGCTTCACTCGATTTAAGCAGTTTTAATACCCGTCGAGTAACTAGTATGGACAGTATGTTTAAAGACTGTAGTAAATTGAAGCAAATAGATTTAAGCAGCTTTAATACGCTATATGTTAAATCGATGAGTCGCATGTTTTCTGGATGCAAATCGATATCTCAGTTGAATTTACAGAAATTTAATACAATGAATGTTCTTGAGATGAATCAGATGTTTTTCGATTGTACTTCTTTGACCAGCCTTGATTTAAGCAATTTCAAGACTCCAAAATTGAAACAAACGTGGGAGATGTTTAAAAACTGTTCATCGCTTAGAAGTTTGGATTTAAGTAATCTATATACAAAGGTGATTACCCAATATGGAATGGACAATATGTTTGATAATACACCCGACTTAAATCATTTAGTTTTAGGTCCTGGATTTTCTTTCAATAACAAGAATCTTTTGAAAGAAGTGCCAGCTAAAGGAACGAAAATACCTGGAACTAATAGAATTGTTAATACTTCAACCTGGGTTGCAACTAAAGGGTATCAACAAGGCTGGAAATATACCTCTTACGATTTATGTATCAATGTGTGGGGTGTTAGAGATCAAATTACCACCTATGATTGGGATAGCGATACAGATATCTCAGTTGAAGTTAGGGAAGTAACCCGGACAATCAATCTCCATCAAGTAGATAACATTGTAAACAGTATTAAGCAAACTGCTAAAATACAACGGACAGTTACAATTAACGCTGATGGCTCAAAGACATATAGCGAATGGTCTAAAGCACAATGGGACCAATATGATGTGCCAAAGGTTTTAGGTTGTGCAGCAACGCAAGACAGTGTTCAAACTCAAACTGTTGATGGTAGTACTGCAGATAGTACGATTGATATTTACTATGATTACGTCCAAACTACGGTTGAGATTCAATATTCAGCAGATGGCAGAACCGTTGGAACTCAGAAATATATGGGTTACCTGGGCGATGTGATTAATGTCCGTTATCGGGTTCCACGTGGTTATGAAATAATTGGAACACCGCCAACAACTATTACAGTTGACGGAAGTGAGAATCAAGTCATTACGATTAACGTCAAATTGCAAAAAAATTAG
- a CDS encoding WxL domain-containing protein codes for MNFNKKSLLATAGVLAGVMAPVSSVFAAGGYDSAGTSADSGQTLPVFTSNSQNASTGTAKAWSVASVVVKTGFLQLNRVPNLNFMSSFEGGTTNLYDNTQGGPGSAGQDYDGSTNNPDGFLEVMDSRKSSGNGGGNGGGVNAAKTPIGGWKLQVSLGEFKNGNGTDGGAGSAWVLKLNRGAAAQKVVDTGTQSFVPATGFVASNAAPTGSGPTASPITVESGTAGNGTAVDVWVAAAGTGAGTTQALYHTAQTASLKIPAGVADGSYSAPITWTLTASV; via the coding sequence ATGAATTTTAATAAAAAATCTTTATTAGCTACTGCTGGCGTATTAGCTGGCGTAATGGCACCTGTTTCATCAGTATTTGCAGCTGGTGGATATGATTCTGCTGGAACATCAGCAGATAGTGGTCAAACTTTACCAGTTTTCACTTCGAACAGTCAAAATGCTAGTACTGGTACTGCTAAGGCTTGGTCAGTTGCATCTGTTGTTGTCAAGACAGGATTCTTGCAATTAAACCGGGTACCTAACCTTAACTTCATGAGTTCATTTGAAGGTGGAACGACTAACTTGTATGATAATACTCAAGGTGGTCCAGGTTCAGCTGGTCAGGATTACGATGGTAGTACTAATAACCCGGATGGATTCCTCGAAGTAATGGATTCACGTAAAAGTAGTGGTAACGGCGGTGGTAACGGCGGTGGCGTTAACGCTGCTAAAACTCCTATTGGTGGTTGGAAGTTACAAGTTTCATTAGGTGAATTTAAAAATGGTAATGGAACTGATGGTGGTGCTGGATCTGCTTGGGTTTTGAAGTTAAACCGTGGCGCAGCTGCACAAAAAGTTGTAGATACTGGCACACAGAGTTTCGTACCTGCTACTGGTTTTGTGGCTTCTAATGCTGCTCCAACAGGTTCAGGACCTACAGCAAGTCCTATTACAGTTGAATCAGGTACTGCTGGTAATGGTACTGCAGTTGATGTTTGGGTTGCAGCTGCTGGTACAGGTGCTGGAACGACTCAAGCTCTTTATCACACTGCTCAAACTGCAAGTTTGAAGATTCCGGCAGGAGTAGCTGATGGATCTTACTCAGCTCCAATTACTTGGACTTTAACTGCTAGTGTTTAA
- a CDS encoding LPXTG cell wall anchor domain-containing protein: MIFTKKASIRMRKIIVAGTLVFGLTAFTVTKSSFAKSLLNDKDAQNVTGSYSTKNDDSTILVKVDNSKHYDQPKTDEVPKMPTGEGGVQVQNTSTGTLPQTSDGINTALPIIGATLIVGSFGLLVTKKKYDLL; the protein is encoded by the coding sequence ATGATTTTCACTAAGAAAGCATCCATTAGAATGCGTAAGATCATTGTTGCTGGAACCCTGGTTTTTGGTTTAACCGCCTTTACTGTTACGAAGAGTAGTTTCGCGAAATCTCTTCTTAATGATAAAGATGCTCAGAATGTAACAGGCAGTTATAGTACGAAAAATGATGACTCTACGATATTAGTTAAAGTCGATAACTCGAAGCACTATGACCAGCCCAAGACAGATGAAGTGCCAAAGATGCCAACAGGCGAGGGAGGAGTTCAAGTGCAGAATACTAGCACTGGTACTTTACCTCAGACCTCTGATGGTATTAACACAGCACTACCAATTATTGGAGCAACATTGATTGTCGGATCTTTTGGTTTGTTAGTCACTAAGAAGAAATACGATCTTCTTTAG
- a CDS encoding glycosyl hydrolase family 65 protein encodes MSNLFEVDPWHLITNKWDETGDYQKALTLTNSVMELDGSFEEQPTFVKLQNIWNSRAADTACGYEGYQPGFLDLKKIEIYLNDQPINWQEDEISDFIIDLDLHQGLLTRSFVVTRSNLKVRLQFERFLSVAMPDLLTERVKLENLGSRPSEVEIHASLDSYQNEATVDPEWEILSTTTERSMGSMLMIMRANQFGTPRFMAGAEAHHLTSLRAVVNPEYSNYRAENWFRGTLQPAESTFFEKRVVVATSLKYSSDHEISAQLAARSNEMDNFAFEDLLAINADAWAKKYEKTDLVITGNDQLQQIVRADNYRFLANLAVLTPQSWLNDAFVVPALLETGQSDAALELLNLRAKQLPLMMENAKLTGSVGAFLPEVTFDGHENSSEQALFSVHRSAALVFAIAQYVNFTDDQAWLQSTGKELLVAIANFWHYRAQYAENRQKYVILSVTGPDEYEFNVNNNWLTNYMLQWDLNYILATIPEEFDEELTAELQDLAAKIELPESDKIKLQDDGFSQKDLNLTAEKLTIFDQPVEEKWTLDRLGRAPIAEQPDVFWAFYYAPQGFKTAEIKENYNFYQKYLVHATEISRNLTAMTAALAGELGQSIELLQANNEHFEAITMSKAASTRLAITHGLLGLAVKDGMLALEPQLPEELLSYQVPVVFQGRTLEIRVESNSCTISIKEGANLTILFNGKEESLSDGALAEFPLK; translated from the coding sequence ATGAGTAATTTGTTTGAAGTCGATCCGTGGCATTTAATAACGAATAAATGGGACGAAACTGGCGATTATCAAAAAGCTTTAACGCTTACTAATTCAGTGATGGAGCTTGATGGGAGCTTTGAAGAGCAGCCCACATTTGTGAAATTACAAAATATTTGGAACAGTCGAGCAGCTGATACAGCTTGCGGCTATGAAGGTTATCAGCCAGGATTTCTCGATCTTAAGAAAATTGAAATTTATTTGAACGACCAGCCGATCAATTGGCAGGAAGACGAGATTAGCGATTTTATAATTGATCTTGATCTGCATCAAGGGCTCTTGACTCGCTCATTCGTAGTAACTCGCAGTAATTTAAAAGTTCGGCTGCAGTTTGAGCGCTTCTTAAGCGTTGCGATGCCAGATTTATTGACTGAACGTGTCAAATTGGAAAATTTGGGTTCGAGACCAAGCGAAGTTGAGATTCATGCGAGCCTGGATTCTTATCAGAATGAAGCGACCGTCGACCCAGAGTGGGAGATCTTATCGACGACAACTGAGCGGTCAATGGGATCGATGCTCATGATCATGCGAGCTAATCAGTTTGGCACGCCACGCTTTATGGCGGGCGCGGAGGCACATCATTTGACGAGCTTGCGGGCAGTTGTCAATCCTGAATATTCAAATTATCGGGCAGAAAATTGGTTTCGAGGCACGCTCCAGCCAGCTGAGTCGACTTTCTTTGAGAAGCGAGTTGTTGTTGCCACGTCGCTTAAGTATTCGTCCGATCACGAAATCAGCGCACAATTGGCAGCACGCAGCAATGAGATGGACAACTTCGCTTTTGAAGATCTGCTGGCAATCAATGCCGATGCTTGGGCGAAAAAATATGAGAAAACCGATCTGGTGATCACCGGCAATGATCAGCTCCAACAAATTGTGCGGGCAGATAATTATCGGTTTTTGGCGAATTTGGCGGTTCTCACTCCGCAAAGTTGGCTAAATGATGCTTTTGTTGTGCCAGCCTTGTTAGAGACCGGTCAATCAGATGCAGCGCTTGAGCTATTAAACTTGCGAGCTAAGCAGCTGCCGCTTATGATGGAGAACGCCAAGTTGACTGGCTCAGTGGGTGCTTTCTTGCCTGAGGTGACCTTTGATGGGCACGAAAATTCGAGTGAACAGGCGCTATTTAGCGTTCATCGCAGCGCAGCACTGGTATTTGCGATCGCACAATATGTGAACTTTACAGATGATCAAGCGTGGCTTCAAAGCACGGGAAAAGAATTGTTGGTTGCGATCGCTAATTTCTGGCATTATCGTGCGCAGTACGCCGAGAATCGCCAGAAGTACGTGATCTTAAGTGTCACTGGACCAGACGAATATGAATTCAATGTCAACAATAATTGGCTGACCAATTACATGCTCCAGTGGGATTTGAATTATATCCTGGCGACGATTCCTGAGGAGTTCGATGAAGAATTGACCGCTGAGCTGCAGGATTTGGCAGCCAAGATTGAATTGCCTGAATCAGACAAAATCAAATTGCAGGACGACGGATTCAGCCAAAAAGATTTGAATCTGACAGCCGAGAAGCTTACGATCTTTGATCAGCCAGTTGAAGAGAAGTGGACGCTCGATCGCTTGGGACGTGCGCCAATTGCTGAGCAGCCGGATGTTTTCTGGGCGTTCTATTATGCACCACAGGGATTTAAAACGGCAGAAATTAAAGAAAATTATAATTTCTATCAGAAATATCTCGTGCACGCAACTGAAATTTCACGAAATTTAACAGCAATGACTGCTGCTTTGGCAGGAGAACTTGGGCAGTCAATCGAATTGCTACAAGCCAATAATGAGCACTTCGAGGCAATTACGATGAGTAAAGCAGCGTCGACACGCCTTGCGATCACGCACGGACTCTTAGGTCTAGCGGTTAAGGATGGCATGCTCGCACTGGAACCGCAACTGCCAGAGGAGCTGCTTAGTTATCAAGTCCCAGTGGTATTTCAAGGGCGAACGTTAGAAATCAGAGTAGAATCGAATTCTTGCACGATTTCTATTAAAGAGGGCGCAAATTTGACAATTTTATTTAATGGAAAAGAAGAATCCTTGTCTGACGGGGCTTTAGCTGAATTTCCACTCAAATAA
- a CDS encoding class A sortase, which produces MIKKRRRLNWVINILIFIMLILGLVLIFNEQLKVYSIEQMTNNTMKKINREQIQKAKNAKATYDFKQVKALSASTVTMTMIKGQEAPTIGKMSIPSVGLKLPVLKGLDNYNLSLGAGTMKADQEMGKGNYALAGHYMTNQGVLFSPLKNVSNGDYIYLTNMKRVYKYKVYYKKIINKTDVNWIYDSKGEVTLTLITCASPTEGEVDRIMVRATFQGDGPYDEQSAKLF; this is translated from the coding sequence TTGATAAAAAAAAGACGTCGCTTAAATTGGGTTATTAATATCCTAATTTTTATAATGCTTATTTTGGGCTTGGTCTTAATCTTTAATGAGCAACTTAAAGTGTACTCAATTGAACAGATGACCAACAATACAATGAAGAAAATAAATCGTGAGCAAATTCAAAAAGCCAAGAATGCGAAGGCTACCTATGATTTTAAGCAGGTGAAAGCTCTCAGCGCCAGCACCGTCACGATGACGATGATCAAAGGTCAAGAAGCGCCGACAATCGGAAAGATGTCGATTCCTTCTGTCGGCTTGAAGCTGCCCGTTCTAAAGGGGCTTGACAATTATAACTTGTCGCTTGGCGCTGGCACGATGAAAGCTGATCAAGAAATGGGCAAGGGCAATTACGCACTGGCGGGTCACTACATGACCAACCAAGGCGTACTATTCTCTCCTCTTAAGAATGTTTCCAACGGTGATTATATCTACCTCACTAACATGAAGCGTGTTTATAAGTACAAGGTGTACTACAAGAAGATTATTAATAAGACAGATGTAAATTGGATTTACGATAGTAAAGGAGAAGTCACCCTGACGCTGATCACTTGTGCCTCCCCAACCGAGGGCGAGGTTGACCGAATTATGGTACGGGCCACCTTCCAAGGCGATGGTCCTTACGATGAACAAAGCGCAAAGCTGTTTTAG
- a CDS encoding BspA family leucine-rich repeat surface protein, protein MSLKNTFGIGLLGLTCPLVLMSQQVKADNVAPATEAISSEAKPQDLNRISIGNFKVTTLKSGTWGTSNWEYVQDGNDYVLKIHAGTLPEGSIKDIDSSIYMAGLSRIEFDTDVVAAENSSNLFSGLSGLREIVGLDNLDTTNVDNMSGMFNGCYSLTDMDLSDFNTTNVTDMSKMFYGCGSLVDIDVSNFDTSNVTSMVSMFENCGNASIIDVSNFNTSKVRDMYGMFSGCASLSSIDVTGFNTARVRGMSKMFYRCALLSSIDVSSFNTAKVSSMYAMFSGCSTLENLSLKNFKTSRVTELSEMFSGCVYLSDLDLSSFNTINVTSMNGMFSRCSSLTKLNLSNFNTVNVINMNQMFYGCNSLSSLDLSSFKTFKVRDMDYMFSSCTSLTSLDLRNFDTSNAVKKGTFSGTWKLNHLVLGPRTDLGYPGSLPTPPKGTKIPGTNKVVTSQNWVATSGYSQGSKYSSVQLANLTGRDQVTTYDWDTEIDNSEITNNIEYKTITRTINLHQPDYTVKADKQAVKIQRIVTNNADGTTTYGPWSTSQWDQYNVPVLPGYEATQTSIPAQAIDESTSDIAVDIYYDVVQRFVAVQYFNGDQMIEEQKYMGFIDDVIIPRYHAPRGYDIIGTPPATITIDGTNNQVIKVNVKPHAE, encoded by the coding sequence TTGAGTTTAAAAAATACGTTTGGAATCGGATTGTTGGGATTAACGTGCCCACTTGTTTTGATGAGTCAGCAGGTTAAAGCAGACAATGTAGCACCAGCTACAGAGGCAATTAGCAGTGAGGCAAAACCTCAGGATCTAAATAGAATTTCGATTGGCAACTTTAAAGTAACCACGCTCAAAAGTGGCACTTGGGGAACCAGTAATTGGGAGTATGTTCAAGATGGCAATGATTATGTCTTGAAAATTCATGCGGGGACACTTCCTGAAGGGTCAATTAAGGATATTGACAGCAGTATCTATATGGCCGGACTTTCCAGAATTGAATTCGATACAGACGTTGTTGCGGCTGAAAATTCTTCAAATCTGTTTAGTGGGTTAAGTGGATTAAGGGAGATTGTGGGCCTAGATAACCTTGATACCACTAACGTTGACAATATGTCAGGCATGTTTAATGGCTGTTATTCATTAACAGATATGGATTTAAGCGATTTTAATACTACAAATGTCACTGATATGTCAAAGATGTTCTATGGTTGTGGTTCGTTAGTAGACATTGATGTTAGTAATTTTGACACTAGTAACGTTACATCAATGGTTAGCATGTTTGAAAATTGTGGTAATGCGTCCATTATTGATGTAAGTAATTTTAATACTAGTAAAGTTCGCGATATGTATGGAATGTTTTCTGGATGTGCTTCGTTGTCAAGTATCGATGTTACTGGCTTTAATACTGCTAGGGTTAGAGGTATGAGCAAAATGTTTTACAGATGTGCTTTGTTGTCAAGCATCGATGTAAGTAGTTTTAATACTGCTAAAGTATCAAGTATGTATGCAATGTTTTCTGGATGTTCAACTTTAGAAAATTTGTCTTTAAAGAATTTTAAGACTTCCAGAGTGACTGAACTTAGTGAAATGTTTTCAGGGTGTGTGTATTTAAGCGATTTGGATTTAAGCAGTTTTAATACTATAAACGTGACAAGTATGAATGGTATGTTTTCTAGGTGTTCATCATTGACTAAACTTAATTTAAGTAACTTTAACACAGTGAATGTAATAAATATGAATCAAATGTTTTATGGATGCAATTCACTAAGCAGCTTAGATCTTAGTTCTTTCAAGACTTTTAAGGTTAGGGACATGGATTATATGTTTTCCTCGTGTACATCTTTGACTAGCTTAGATTTAAGAAACTTCGACACCTCTAACGCCGTAAAGAAGGGAACTTTTTCTGGTACATGGAAACTCAATCATTTAGTTTTAGGTCCTAGAACTGATTTGGGTTACCCAGGTTCTTTACCAACCCCACCAAAAGGAACTAAAATTCCGGGAACCAACAAAGTTGTGACTTCGCAAAATTGGGTAGCAACCAGTGGCTACAGCCAGGGCAGCAAATATTCTTCTGTTCAGTTAGCTAATTTAACGGGTCGTGATCAGGTGACTACTTATGATTGGGATACTGAAATTGATAATAGCGAGATTACTAACAATATTGAGTACAAAACAATCACAAGAACGATCAATCTTCATCAACCCGATTACACGGTGAAAGCTGATAAGCAAGCGGTTAAGATTCAAAGAATCGTTACCAATAACGCTGACGGCACGACAACGTACGGTCCTTGGTCAACGAGTCAGTGGGATCAGTACAATGTTCCAGTGCTTCCAGGTTATGAGGCGACTCAAACCAGCATTCCTGCTCAAGCAATCGACGAATCGACCAGCGACATTGCGGTTGACATCTACTATGATGTAGTTCAAAGATTCGTCGCCGTTCAGTACTTCAATGGCGACCAAATGATTGAAGAACAGAAATATATGGGCTTTATCGATGACGTAATCATTCCTCGTTATCATGCGCCGCGCGGCTACGATATTATCGGCACGCCGCCAGCAACTATTACCATTGATGGCACTAACAATCAAGTAATTAAAGTAAATGTTAAGCCACACGCTGAATAA
- a CDS encoding BspA family leucine-rich repeat surface protein, translated as MSLKNTFGIGLLGLTCPLVLMSQQVKADNVAPATEAISSEAKPQDLNRISIGNFGASLIKSGTWGTSKWDYVQDGNDYVLKFHAGTLAEGSICNINYNDDRSKLTRIEFDKDVVAAEDSSKLFNGLSRLKKIDGLNNLDTTNVTSMASMFAGCASLTTLDLSNFKTSNVRRMSDMFSGCQSLMSLDLSSFNTARVSNMHGMFAFCYFLENLSLKNFNTTKVVDMAYMFHRCNYLTELDLSSFNTSNVTNMESMFFDCNTLTSLDLKSFKLTKLNNMSYMFRGCDNLTSLDIRNFDKALNSFDNIFAGAINLNHIVLGPRTRWGSNVYLPVPEVGTEIPGTDKVVASQTWVATKGYSKGSKYTPQQLVSLTGRDQVTTYDWDSGSNDIEPDYLYEYKTITRTINLHQPDYSVKTDKQEAKIQRTVSVNPDGSLEHGPWSTSQWEQYNVPVIPGYEATQTSVPVQTINESTNDSSVDVYYDLIERLVLIKYFNGDQQVGEQRYVGYIDDVIIPRYRAPRGYDIISNPQALITVDGTNNQVIKVNVKPHTN; from the coding sequence TTGAGTTTAAAAAATACGTTTGGAATCGGATTGTTGGGATTAACGTGCCCACTTGTTTTGATGAGCCAGCAGGTTAAAGCAGACAATGTAGCACCAGCTACAGAGGCAATTAGCAGTGAGGCAAAACCTCAGGATCTAAATAGAATTTCGATTGGAAATTTTGGAGCAAGTTTAATCAAAAGTGGTACTTGGGGAACTAGTAAATGGGATTATGTTCAAGATGGCAATGATTACGTCTTGAAATTTCATGCTGGAACTTTGGCCGAAGGATCAATTTGTAATATTAACTATAACGATGACAGGAGTAAGTTGACCCGAATTGAATTTGATAAAGACGTTGTGGCGGCCGAAGATTCTTCAAAATTATTTAATGGGTTAAGTAGATTAAAGAAGATTGATGGTTTAAATAATCTTGACACCACTAACGTAACTAGTATGGCAAGCATGTTTGCGGGTTGTGCCTCACTAACTACATTGGATCTAAGTAATTTTAAAACATCTAATGTTAGAAGAATGTCAGATATGTTTAGTGGTTGCCAAAGCTTGATGAGTTTGGACCTAAGTAGTTTTAACACTGCTAGAGTTTCAAATATGCATGGAATGTTTGCTTTTTGCTATTTTTTAGAGAATTTGTCTTTAAAGAATTTCAATACAACAAAAGTGGTTGATATGGCATATATGTTTCATAGATGTAATTATTTAACTGAATTAGACCTAAGCAGCTTTAACACATCAAATGTTACGAATATGGAATCGATGTTTTTTGACTGCAATACTTTAACTAGTCTAGATTTAAAGAGTTTTAAGCTTACTAAGTTAAACAATATGAGTTACATGTTTCGTGGATGCGATAATTTAACTAGTTTGGATATTCGAAACTTTGATAAAGCACTTAATTCTTTTGACAACATATTTGCGGGTGCAATTAATTTGAATCATATTGTTTTAGGCCCAAGAACACGTTGGGGAAGCAATGTATATTTGCCTGTTCCTGAAGTAGGGACTGAAATTCCGGGGACCGATAAGGTAGTAGCTTCTCAAACTTGGGTGGCAACTAAAGGGTATAGCAAAGGTAGTAAATACACTCCTCAACAATTGGTTTCTTTAACGGGTCGTGATCAAGTGACCACTTACGACTGGGATTCTGGATCAAATGATATCGAACCAGACTATTTGTATGAGTACAAAACAATCACAAGAACTATTAATCTTCACCAACCTGATTATTCGGTTAAGACCGACAAACAAGAGGCTAAGATTCAAAGAACAGTTTCGGTTAATCCGGATGGTTCTTTAGAACATGGCCCGTGGTCAACGAGTCAGTGGGAGCAATACAATGTTCCAGTGATTCCAGGTTATGAAGCGACACAAACTAGCGTTCCTGTTCAAACAATTAATGAATCAACCAACGACAGTTCAGTGGATGTTTACTACGATTTAATAGAACGATTGGTTTTGATTAAATATTTTAATGGGGATCAGCAAGTTGGCGAGCAAAGGTACGTTGGATATATCGATGACGTAATCATTCCTCGTTATCGTGCACCGCGCGGTTACGATATTATCAGTAACCCACAAGCGTTAATAACGGTTGATGGCACTAACAATCAAGTAATTAAAGTAAATGTTAAGCCACACACAAATTAA
- a CDS encoding cyclophilin-like fold protein, giving the protein MKKIFLLLLTFAILCLPVSSVQAAKKQKQETPIVLTIKGHRYRAELNQSVPAKQLLKRLPLKLKFQAPAPGIDEKIADLKKPLSTKGTPVGADPNPGDIAYWSPDSRLVLYWGDVSYFDGIHLLGKFKKSDRAKAIKALRQQKGDLTVRIAKG; this is encoded by the coding sequence ATGAAAAAAATATTTCTACTATTATTGACGTTCGCTATTTTGTGTTTGCCAGTTAGCTCGGTGCAAGCAGCGAAAAAGCAGAAGCAAGAGACGCCGATCGTGCTGACGATCAAAGGCCATCGGTATCGCGCAGAGCTCAATCAGAGCGTTCCCGCTAAGCAGTTATTGAAGCGCCTCCCTTTGAAGCTGAAATTTCAAGCGCCAGCGCCAGGCATTGATGAGAAAATTGCCGATTTAAAGAAGCCACTCAGCACCAAAGGAACTCCGGTTGGAGCTGATCCCAATCCAGGGGACATTGCTTATTGGTCGCCAGATTCACGGTTGGTCCTTTATTGGGGCGATGTGTCTTACTTTGACGGGATCCATTTGTTGGGCAAGTTTAAGAAGTCAGATCGGGCTAAAGCCATTAAAGCTTTGCGGCAACAAAAAGGTGATCTCACGGTGCGAATTGCTAAAGGTTAA
- a CDS encoding CsbD family protein, whose protein sequence is MSLDDKFDAAKDKVQGKSKEAEGKAEGLMGKAKDKLSEAKDKVEDVVDDVKDKFEKKSDDK, encoded by the coding sequence ATGAGTTTAGATGATAAGTTTGATGCAGCTAAGGATAAGGTTCAAGGCAAGTCTAAAGAAGCTGAGGGCAAAGCTGAAGGCTTGATGGGTAAAGCTAAAGATAAATTATCCGAAGCAAAAGATAAAGTTGAAGATGTGGTTGATGACGTTAAAGATAAGTTTGAAAAGAAATCTGACGACAAATAA